Proteins encoded together in one Neobacillus sp. FSL H8-0543 window:
- the flgN gene encoding flagellar export chaperone FlgN, with protein MNNLTEVLQMLTDLHITLLETSKKKQEILISAEINPLLAVMADESKLIKKIKEADELRMEVLEHENTYLPLSKLIEQQPDKDIQAEWTAKMLLLERLFQEIEKVNHLNQQLLQQSLTYTQFMIEKMIPQSEGSGLYSAEAASQDSREYARLFDIKA; from the coding sequence ATGAATAACCTCACAGAAGTACTGCAGATGTTAACAGACCTGCATATCACATTATTGGAAACCTCTAAGAAGAAACAGGAAATCTTAATATCTGCTGAAATCAATCCGCTACTTGCTGTGATGGCGGATGAATCAAAGCTCATCAAGAAAATCAAAGAAGCTGATGAGTTGAGAATGGAAGTGCTTGAGCATGAGAATACGTATCTTCCCCTTTCAAAACTAATTGAACAGCAGCCTGACAAAGATATCCAAGCTGAGTGGACGGCGAAAATGCTGTTGCTGGAGCGCTTGTTTCAGGAAATCGAAAAAGTAAATCACCTTAATCAGCAATTACTTCAGCAATCGTTAACCTATACACAGTTCATGATCGAGAAAATGATTCCGCAATCAGAGGGTTCAGGTCTTTATAGCGCAGAAGCTGCTTCCCAAGATTCAAGAGAATACGCTCGTCTATTTGATATAAAAGCATAG
- the flgK gene encoding flagellar hook-associated protein FlgK, giving the protein MYSTFHGLEIGKRAILSQQTALSTTGHNIANANTIGYTRQEAVQQATRPLAAPSPHNGTIPMQMGTGVEVSEFRRIRESYLDKQFHNEQQHAGYWDAKSQSLSQLETIFNDLSDSGLHNSLNRFWQGLQELSKQPESLSARVVAVANGKDVADHLNGMHTGIADYEKNLSEQMQSKVKEINIAASEVASLNQKIAQNIGAGKQPNDLLDRRDVLLDTLSKLANIEVTPSVNGKVDVSVDGVKLVEGNSASTFTVEPEAGGAKIAGTLINLNGGEIKGLLETHGYTAADGTKVGRIPELTASIDLLATTIADKINAIHAGDEARNLDDIQRRSLDPNAPLEKLLFFVDKDDPTQPPKHAGNMMVNPALVDYPGKVAAAATDNIGDGSNAKALSDVFLQKMDIGGTNTTIGDFYQKVIGQLGTDVNTAVQTSDNANAMVQMIDNRRQSVSGVSIDEEMTNMVRYQQAYNAAARYVSAVNDMLNTLINGMK; this is encoded by the coding sequence ATGTACTCAACCTTTCATGGTCTAGAAATCGGGAAAAGAGCAATTTTATCGCAACAAACCGCACTCAGTACAACCGGACATAATATTGCCAACGCGAATACAATTGGATACACGAGACAGGAAGCTGTCCAACAAGCTACCCGACCGCTCGCTGCTCCGAGTCCACATAACGGAACGATTCCGATGCAAATGGGGACGGGCGTGGAGGTATCAGAGTTTCGTCGCATTCGTGAGAGTTATTTAGATAAACAATTTCACAATGAACAGCAACATGCTGGCTATTGGGACGCAAAGTCTCAATCGCTTTCCCAACTTGAAACGATTTTTAACGACCTCTCAGATTCAGGCTTACATAACTCACTTAATCGTTTTTGGCAAGGCTTGCAGGAACTTTCGAAACAACCAGAGAGTTTGTCTGCACGAGTGGTGGCCGTTGCAAACGGAAAAGATGTGGCTGACCATCTAAATGGAATGCATACAGGAATTGCTGATTATGAAAAAAACTTGTCGGAACAAATGCAATCGAAAGTGAAGGAAATCAATATTGCAGCTAGTGAGGTAGCGTCGTTAAATCAAAAAATCGCCCAAAATATTGGTGCTGGTAAACAGCCCAATGATTTGTTAGATCGCCGTGATGTGTTACTTGATACCCTTTCCAAATTAGCAAACATCGAAGTCACACCTTCGGTAAATGGAAAGGTCGATGTTTCAGTGGACGGCGTGAAGCTGGTAGAAGGGAATTCTGCTAGCACGTTTACCGTTGAACCAGAAGCAGGCGGAGCGAAAATCGCTGGAACGCTTATTAATTTAAACGGTGGGGAAATCAAAGGATTGCTTGAAACGCATGGATACACAGCAGCAGACGGAACAAAGGTGGGCAGGATTCCAGAATTAACAGCCTCAATCGACCTGTTGGCTACCACCATCGCTGATAAAATTAATGCGATTCATGCCGGTGATGAGGCCAGGAATTTGGATGATATCCAAAGGAGAAGCCTTGATCCGAATGCTCCGTTGGAAAAACTACTGTTTTTTGTCGATAAAGATGACCCAACACAGCCGCCGAAACATGCCGGGAATATGATGGTCAATCCTGCCTTGGTTGATTACCCTGGAAAAGTTGCCGCAGCAGCAACTGACAATATTGGTGATGGCTCGAACGCTAAGGCGTTGAGTGATGTTTTTCTTCAGAAAATGGATATCGGTGGAACGAACACGACGATTGGTGATTTCTATCAAAAGGTGATCGGTCAATTAGGGACTGATGTGAATACAGCAGTACAGACGAGTGACAATGCCAATGCAATGGTGCAAATGATTGATAATCGCAGACAGTCGGTATCAGGAGTTTCGATTGATGAAGAAATGACGAACATGGTTCGCTACCAACAAGCTTATAATGCCGCTGCCCGCTATGTGTCAGCGGTAAACGATATGTTGAATACACTGATTAACGGAATGAAGTGA
- the flgL gene encoding flagellar hook-associated protein FlgL has protein sequence MRVTHKMVSQQFIQNLNRNNTSMEKLQGQISSGKKFEKISDQPGATLQGLTYRSTLSHVEQYQKNAQDGIDWSTAIDGALGNVTDVLHRVRELTVEASNDTINESDRKNIAVEIRSLIQQVGNSANTAYGSGYLFSGTDLNTQPYQNGTLQQTNENGKEWTIGQGISVNGRVHASSVFGFPVDGKNLFETIDALAQTLENGENPGALLNSIDNQLDNLITQRTIVGTNQNLLELAANKLDQAQFLTQKMLSNTEDTDVTKAFTELTLQETAIKAALTAGGKIMQLSLADFLR, from the coding sequence ATGCGCGTTACACACAAGATGGTAAGTCAACAATTCATCCAAAATCTAAACCGCAACAACACGTCAATGGAGAAACTGCAGGGACAAATTTCCTCCGGGAAAAAATTTGAAAAAATATCAGATCAACCTGGTGCTACCTTGCAAGGGTTAACCTATCGTTCCACCTTGAGTCATGTCGAACAATATCAAAAAAACGCCCAAGATGGCATTGATTGGAGTACGGCAATAGACGGTGCGCTTGGGAATGTTACCGATGTGCTCCACCGTGTTCGCGAACTCACCGTGGAAGCTAGTAATGATACAATAAATGAAAGTGATAGAAAAAATATCGCCGTTGAAATTCGCTCCCTGATCCAGCAGGTGGGCAATAGTGCGAATACCGCCTATGGTAGTGGTTACCTCTTTTCTGGGACAGACCTAAATACGCAACCCTATCAAAATGGGACACTGCAACAGACGAATGAGAATGGCAAAGAGTGGACAATCGGCCAAGGAATAAGCGTAAATGGAAGGGTTCATGCCTCCTCTGTATTTGGATTTCCAGTAGACGGGAAAAATTTGTTTGAAACGATTGATGCTCTTGCCCAAACATTAGAGAACGGAGAAAACCCAGGGGCACTATTGAATTCGATTGATAATCAATTGGATAACCTAATCACTCAAAGGACCATCGTCGGTACCAATCAAAATTTGTTAGAGCTGGCAGCCAATAAATTGGATCAAGCCCAGTTCTTAACCCAGAAGATGCTATCAAATACCGAAGATACAGATGTCACAAAGGCCTTTACCGAACTAACCCTGCAGGAAACAGCCATTAAAGCCGCACTAACCGCTGGGGGTAAAATCATGCAGTTAAGTTTAGCTGACTTTTTGCGTTAG
- a CDS encoding PilZ domain-containing protein: MEAFQIYSIVAVAVLIILVSSIVLVVKQKRVTKQNNSIQAEKKANRRDNFRLRVNIKQSILEVLKVGSIVVNQSDQCEIVNISAGGVGVVSYYDFPLKQSIYVRVHFYLNAEEFSLNGRIVRKAERINKSGFLYGIQFLNLSASDQNRLMKEVFAMENERRKMEII; the protein is encoded by the coding sequence ATGGAGGCATTTCAGATTTATAGTATAGTAGCAGTCGCTGTCTTGATTATCCTAGTTTCTTCTATTGTATTAGTGGTCAAACAGAAGAGAGTAACGAAACAAAATAATTCAATACAAGCGGAGAAAAAGGCGAATCGAAGGGATAACTTCAGGCTTCGGGTGAATATCAAACAATCGATACTAGAGGTTCTTAAAGTTGGAAGCATCGTTGTGAATCAAAGTGACCAGTGTGAGATCGTAAATATTAGTGCAGGTGGAGTGGGGGTGGTCAGTTATTATGATTTTCCATTAAAGCAAAGTATCTACGTCAGGGTTCACTTTTACTTGAATGCAGAAGAATTTTCATTAAATGGTCGGATTGTTCGCAAAGCCGAAAGAATCAATAAAAGTGGCTTCCTTTACGGTATCCAATTTCTAAATCTATCTGCCAGTGACCAAAATCGATTGATGAAAGAAGTTTTCGCAATGGAAAACGAGCGGCGGAAAATGGAGATTATATAA
- a CDS encoding flagellin, giving the protein MKINTNVAALNTHRQLTAGSNAAAKNMERLSSGLRINRASDDAAGLAISEKMRGQIRGLEVAQKNAQNGVSLLQTAEGALNETHSILQRMRELAVQSANDTNTSSDRVKLQSEIDTLAEEVGRIGSSAEFNGKKLLNGSFDGTFQIGANQDQNMSIKIGDSQSFSLGVAGSVGIEQSSIVTVGATTTGDTLKAGTYSVSDNAGTFEVKDENGKVVAASADGLTFTTKAFDGTAGDDTFTFSQAVKSGTLSYDGTNVKATAQFTNTGLEAGSYKFDDNDNVLLDTHGEVVARTTDGIQFKGADGTTVFSATVALTGGDALKVGGADVSTQSAANTSITSINTAIETVAAERSKMGAVQNRLEFTNNSLSTTAENLTSAESRIRDVDMAKEMMTFTKNNILSQAAQAMLAQANQQPQAVLQLLR; this is encoded by the coding sequence ATGAAAATTAACACAAACGTAGCAGCGCTTAACACACATCGTCAATTAACTGCAGGATCCAATGCAGCAGCAAAAAACATGGAAAGATTGTCATCAGGTCTTCGTATTAACCGTGCGAGTGATGATGCAGCTGGTCTAGCAATCTCTGAAAAAATGCGTGGACAAATCCGCGGATTAGAAGTAGCACAAAAGAACGCACAAAACGGTGTTTCCTTACTTCAAACAGCTGAAGGTGCTTTAAACGAAACACATTCGATTTTACAACGTATGCGTGAACTAGCAGTACAATCTGCCAACGATACGAACACATCTTCTGACCGTGTAAAACTTCAATCCGAAATTGATACATTAGCTGAAGAAGTAGGTCGAATCGGTTCTTCGGCAGAGTTTAATGGTAAGAAACTATTAAACGGTTCATTTGACGGTACATTCCAAATTGGTGCCAACCAAGACCAAAACATGAGCATTAAGATTGGGGATTCACAGTCATTTAGCTTAGGTGTTGCGGGTAGTGTAGGAATCGAACAATCTAGCATAGTTACTGTTGGTGCTACAACAACAGGGGATACATTAAAGGCTGGAACATACAGTGTCTCCGATAATGCAGGTACTTTTGAAGTGAAAGACGAAAATGGAAAAGTGGTAGCAGCTAGTGCAGATGGTTTAACTTTTACAACAAAAGCATTTGATGGTACAGCTGGTGATGATACATTTACATTTAGCCAAGCTGTTAAATCTGGTACGTTAAGCTACGATGGAACAAATGTGAAAGCAACTGCCCAATTCACGAATACTGGCCTTGAAGCTGGTTCTTATAAATTTGATGATAATGATAATGTTCTTTTAGATACACATGGTGAAGTAGTAGCACGTACGACTGACGGTATTCAATTCAAGGGAGCTGACGGTACTACAGTATTCTCAGCAACTGTAGCATTAACCGGTGGAGATGCACTTAAAGTTGGTGGTGCAGATGTTTCAACTCAATCGGCAGCTAACACATCAATTACATCAATTAACACAGCAATTGAAACAGTTGCTGCGGAACGTTCTAAAATGGGTGCTGTCCAAAACCGACTTGAATTCACTAATAATAGCTTAAGCACAACAGCAGAGAACTTAACATCTGCAGAATCTCGTATTCGTGATGTGGATATGGCAAAAGAGATGATGACATTCACAAAGAATAATATTCTATCTCAAGCTGCACAAGCAATGCTTGCTCAAGCTAACCAACAGCCGCAAGCAGTACTACAATTACTTCGTTAA